A DNA window from Haliovirga abyssi contains the following coding sequences:
- the metG gene encoding methionine--tRNA ligase, with the protein MGKNFYVTTPIYYVNGEPHVGSAYTTIAADVLARYKKTAGYDVFFLTGTDEHGQKIEEAAKLKGMSPQEFVDSITPKFQKMWNLLNINNNDFIRTTEDRHIKSVEKIIKKVYENGDIYKGEYEGHYCVSCENFVPESQMGEGDSCPDCGKKLRVVKEESYFFKMSKYADKLLKYIEDNPNFIQPSYRKNEVTSFIKQGLKDLSISRNTFKWGIPLEIDKEHVVYVWFDALTNYLTAVGYENNPEMFDKFWNNGEVVHLLGKDILRFHAIIWPIMLMAAGEKLPSKIFAHGWWTAAGEKMSKSKGNVVNPKSEVEKYGLDAFRYFLMREVHFGMDGDYSTRAMVQRINADLANDLGNLLNRTIGMIKKYFKGVVTKGEGEEIFDVQIKELFFEMLVKVDEEMENIQFSKALEQIWKFISRMNKYIDETMPWKLAKDETKKERLAVVMYNLVESLYKIAVLVYPYMPETAAKIWNQLGINGNIEDARLENLKEWGNVPEYTTVKNAEPIFPRIEVEEKKEEIKVKSKKIEPTIEIDEFKKTKMVVAKILLAEKVEGADKLLKFKVSIGKEERTVVSGIAKYYKVEELKDKKVLMVSNLKPVKLRGILSEGMFLTTMEKKRIKLIEIDNSVPEGTLIG; encoded by the coding sequence ATGGGTAAAAATTTTTATGTAACAACGCCAATATATTATGTAAATGGAGAACCGCATGTAGGCTCAGCATATACTACAATTGCAGCTGATGTGTTAGCTAGATATAAAAAAACAGCAGGATATGATGTTTTTTTTCTAACAGGAACAGATGAACATGGACAAAAAATAGAAGAAGCTGCAAAATTAAAAGGAATGAGTCCTCAAGAATTTGTAGATTCAATAACGCCTAAATTTCAAAAAATGTGGAATTTATTAAATATAAATAACAATGATTTTATAAGAACAACAGAAGATAGACATATAAAATCTGTAGAAAAAATTATAAAAAAAGTATATGAAAATGGGGATATTTATAAAGGAGAATATGAAGGACATTATTGCGTTTCGTGTGAAAATTTTGTTCCTGAATCACAAATGGGAGAAGGAGACAGTTGTCCAGATTGTGGAAAAAAATTAAGAGTTGTAAAAGAGGAATCTTATTTTTTTAAAATGTCAAAATATGCAGATAAATTATTAAAATATATAGAAGATAACCCTAATTTTATTCAACCTTCATATAGAAAAAATGAAGTAACTTCATTTATAAAACAAGGATTAAAAGATTTATCAATTTCGAGGAACACATTTAAATGGGGGATACCTTTAGAAATAGATAAAGAGCATGTAGTATATGTATGGTTTGATGCTTTGACAAACTATTTAACAGCAGTAGGATATGAAAACAACCCTGAAATGTTTGATAAGTTTTGGAATAATGGAGAAGTTGTACATCTGTTAGGAAAAGATATATTGAGATTTCATGCTATAATATGGCCAATTATGTTAATGGCAGCAGGAGAAAAATTACCTAGTAAAATATTTGCACATGGATGGTGGACAGCAGCAGGAGAAAAAATGTCAAAATCAAAAGGAAATGTAGTTAATCCTAAGAGTGAAGTAGAAAAATATGGATTAGATGCTTTTAGATATTTTCTAATGAGAGAAGTTCATTTTGGAATGGATGGAGATTACTCTACAAGAGCAATGGTACAAAGAATAAATGCAGATTTAGCTAATGACTTAGGAAATTTATTAAATAGAACAATAGGTATGATAAAAAAATATTTTAAAGGTGTAGTGACAAAAGGTGAAGGTGAAGAGATATTTGACGTACAAATAAAAGAACTATTTTTTGAAATGTTAGTAAAAGTAGATGAAGAGATGGAGAATATACAATTTTCAAAAGCATTAGAGCAAATTTGGAAATTTATATCAAGAATGAATAAATATATAGATGAAACAATGCCTTGGAAATTAGCAAAAGATGAAACTAAAAAAGAGAGATTAGCAGTTGTTATGTATAATTTAGTAGAATCTTTATATAAAATAGCGGTATTAGTATATCCTTATATGCCTGAGACAGCTGCTAAAATTTGGAATCAACTTGGGATTAACGGAAATATAGAAGATGCTAGATTAGAAAATTTAAAAGAATGGGGAAATGTTCCAGAATACACAACAGTAAAAAATGCAGAACCTATTTTTCCAAGAATAGAAGTTGAAGAGAAAAAAGAGGAGATAAAAGTTAAATCTAAAAAAATTGAACCGACAATTGAGATAGATGAATTTAAGAAAACTAAGATGGTTGTAGCTAAAATTTTATTAGCAGAAAAAGTAGAAGGAGCAGATAAGCTTTTGAAATTTAAAGTATCTATTGGAAAAGAAGAAAGAACAGTTGTATCAGGAATAGCTAAATATTATAAAGTAGAAGAGCTAAAAGATAAAAAAGTATTAATGGTATCAAATTTAAAACCTGTAAAATTAAGAGGAATATTATCAGAAGGAATGTTTTTGACAACTATGGAGAAAAAAAGAATAAAATTAATTGAGATTGATAATAGTGTTCCAGAAGGTACATTGATAGGATAG
- the galU gene encoding UTP--glucose-1-phosphate uridylyltransferase GalU — translation MQKIRKAVIPAAGLGTRFLPATKAQPKEMLPIVDKPAIQYIVEEIVKSGITDITIVTGRNKRALEDHFDYSVELEYILEKKNKDKMLKVVREISEYANIYYIRQKEPLGLGHAILKAKHHIGHEPFVVVLGDDIVYNDVPVVKQMLDVREKYKGGSVIGVQQVPDDKVSSYGIIKPGNRFDERTVKVEDFIEKPTKEEAPSNYACLGRYILEPQIFEFLEKIEPGKGGEIQLTDAILEMIKYGDKVLAYDFVGERYDTGDKLGFIKANIEYGLRHEEVGEGLREYLKELAEKL, via the coding sequence ATGCAAAAGATAAGAAAAGCAGTAATTCCAGCAGCAGGATTAGGTACAAGATTTTTACCTGCAACAAAAGCACAACCAAAAGAGATGCTACCAATAGTGGACAAACCAGCTATACAATATATAGTAGAAGAGATAGTAAAATCAGGAATAACAGATATTACTATTGTTACTGGTAGAAATAAAAGAGCATTAGAAGATCATTTTGATTATTCAGTAGAGCTTGAGTATATATTAGAAAAAAAGAATAAAGATAAAATGTTGAAAGTTGTAAGAGAAATATCTGAATATGCAAATATTTATTATATAAGACAAAAAGAGCCATTAGGGTTAGGGCATGCAATTTTAAAAGCTAAACATCATATTGGGCATGAACCATTTGTTGTGGTATTAGGTGATGATATAGTATATAATGATGTTCCTGTTGTAAAACAGATGTTAGATGTAAGAGAAAAGTATAAAGGAGGGTCTGTAATAGGTGTACAACAAGTTCCAGATGATAAGGTATCTTCTTACGGAATAATAAAACCGGGAAATAGATTTGATGAAAGAACTGTAAAAGTAGAAGATTTTATAGAAAAGCCGACAAAAGAAGAAGCACCTTCTAATTATGCTTGTTTAGGAAGATATATTTTAGAACCTCAAATATTTGAATTTTTAGAAAAAATAGAACCTGGAAAAGGTGGAGAGATACAATTAACAGATGCAATATTAGAAATGATAAAATATGGAGATAAAGTTTTAGCATATGATTTTGTTGGAGAAAGATATGATACAGGGGATAAACTTGGATTTATAAAAGCAAATATAGAATATGGATTAAGACATGAAGAAGTTGGAGAAGGATTAAGAGAGTATCTGAAAGAATTAGCAGAAAAATTGTAA
- the pfkB gene encoding 1-phosphofructokinase: MIYTVTLNPSLDYNIKLSEFKEGRLNTIVSQYKTAGGKGINVSQVLRNLEKDSIALGYIGGFTGKYIEKNLKEKNIKCDFIEINQDSRINVKIKSEKSETEINDKKLKISESEKKELFLKIKSLKKDDILVLAGSVPTSLEEDIYAKLSEIVDEKVKIVVDTTGKYLVNSLKYNPFLIKPNYFELENIFGVKLKDEKDVIVYGKKLLEMGAKNVIVSMAGDGALLINEKDILKAMVPKGTVKNSVGAGDSLIGGFLSAMEEDKELIECFRIGVASGTATAFSDELCKKEEIEKIKKDIIIKKL; encoded by the coding sequence ATGATTTATACTGTAACATTAAATCCTTCACTTGATTATAATATAAAATTATCTGAATTTAAAGAAGGAAGATTAAATACTATTGTATCTCAATATAAAACAGCTGGGGGTAAAGGAATAAATGTAAGTCAAGTTTTAAGAAATTTAGAAAAGGATTCAATTGCACTTGGATATATTGGGGGATTTACTGGCAAATATATAGAAAAAAATCTAAAAGAAAAAAATATAAAATGTGATTTTATAGAAATAAATCAAGATAGTAGAATAAATGTGAAAATAAAGAGTGAAAAGTCTGAAACAGAAATAAATGATAAAAAGTTAAAAATTTCAGAATCTGAAAAAAAGGAGTTATTTTTAAAAATAAAATCTCTAAAAAAAGATGATATATTAGTTTTAGCTGGAAGTGTTCCAACTTCATTAGAGGAAGATATATATGCAAAATTATCTGAAATAGTTGATGAAAAAGTGAAAATAGTAGTTGATACAACTGGAAAATATTTAGTAAACTCATTAAAGTATAATCCTTTTTTGATAAAACCAAATTATTTTGAATTGGAAAATATATTTGGAGTTAAATTGAAAGACGAAAAAGATGTTATTGTATATGGGAAAAAACTTTTGGAAATGGGAGCTAAAAATGTAATAGTATCAATGGCTGGAGATGGAGCATTATTAATAAATGAAAAAGATATTTTAAAAGCTATGGTTCCTAAAGGAACAGTTAAAAATTCTGTTGGAGCAGGAGATTCTTTAATAGGAGGATTTCTATCTGCAATGGAAGAAGATAAAGAGCTAATAGAATGTTTTAGAATAGGAGTGGCATCAGGAACAGCAACAGCTTTTTCAGACGAATTATGTAAGAAAGAAGAAATTGAAAAGATAAAGAAAGATATTATAATAAAGAAATTATAA